From Candidatus Bathyarchaeia archaeon:
GACTTAGCTGGGACGAATACAACCCGGTCAAGCTTTTGACGCTTCTCAAAAATGTGAGAGAGTTTCTCGAGGCAAACATGCAGGATAGGGCTAGTCAAGTGATAAACGCCCTTCGAAGGGTTGTGCCAGTAAATAGGCAAACCGTGGAGAATATTAGAGAAGCCTTGGAAAAGGGCTTCGCATTGGAGGGCTTCGACGAATATGTTAGGAGGGTTGTTCTAGAGGCGAGAAACTTCCTTAAGGAGGCGCTAACCCCCAAGGTTGTTGAAGCCATATCCCGGAGCAGGGAGGTCTCCCTCAAACAGAGGGACGGCGAATTCTTTTTGGTGGTGGCTGATCCGGTGGCTTATGTTCAGGCTTCTGGAAGAGCCTCAAGAATGTTTGCGGGCGGCATAACTAGGGGTGCAAGTTTCATTTTGGTGGACGACGAAAAGGCGTTTTACGCCCTTAAGAAACAGTTGGAGTTCATGCTTGGCGAGTTTTCGCCGATCAAGTTCAGCTTGAAGGCTGTTGAGAGATGGTTTAGGGGTATAGATGAGGACCGCCGAACTATTCGGGACATTAGGGAGGGCAAAATTTCAAAGAGGCTTAGGGACTACATTAAGACGGCGCTGCTTGTCGTCGAATCTCCAACGAAGGCGAGGACTATTTCGAGATTCTTCGGAAAACCCTTCAGGAGGAAGATTGAAAACATAACGGTTTTCGAGGTTAGCGCTGGCGAGTTTGTGCTCAACATTGTGGCAAGCATGGGACACATTTATGACCTCGTCTTGAACGAGGGCTTCCACGGCGTCAAGGTGGAGGATGGACGCTTCACGCCCATATACGACTTCATCAAGAAATGTCGGAAGTGCGGTGAACAATTCACAGGGCTTGATTTTTGCCCAAAATGCAAGAGCCAAGAGTACTATTCCAAGAAAGAGCTTGTTAAGGCTATGAGGAAAATAGCCCTCGAAGTCAACTGTGTCTTTGTTGCCACGGACCCGGACATTGAGGGGGAAAAGATAGCCTACGATGTTTACTGCTCGCTTCATCCCATGAACAAGCGCATTGAAAGGCTGGAGTTTCACGAAATAACCAAGAAGGCGTTTCTCCAAGCCATAAAGGAGAGGCGTGAAATTAACCTAAAAATGGTAGAAGCCCAGCTTGTCCGCCGAATCGAAGACCGATGGATAGGATTCGAGCTTAGCCAAAAACTCTGGCACCGCTTCCAAAACTATAGGCTGTCCGCTGGAAGAGTGCAAACACCAGTTCTAGGCTGGATAATAGAGCGAATAAACGAGTCGAGAAAGAAAAAGCGAGTTTTGTCGGCTGTGCTCTCGAACGGCTTAAGGGTTTCCATCGAAAATCCAACATTGCCGTTTCCATCCCAAAACCTCGAGGAACAACTGAAAAACCTCAAAGCCAGAATAGTGGACCTAGCAACTGAAGAGCGCACATTACATCCACCCCCGCCCTACACCACGGACACACTACTCCGCGATGCCTCGGCAAGGTTGGGCTTTCCAGCCACCAAAACCATGATGATAGCCCAAGACCTGTTCGAGATGGGTTTATGCACATATCACCGAACCGACGCCACAACAGTTTCCACAGTCGGCATAGGCATAGCCAAAGAATACATCCAGGAAAGGTTTCCATCGCTTTTCGTTCCCCGTAAATATGCCGTGGAAGGCGCCCATGAATGTATAAGACCAACAAGAGCCATCGACGTGGAGAGGCTGAAAAACCTAATATCCCTTGGGCTTTTACGCTTCCCGAAAAGGCTGACGCACGATCACTTCCAGCTCTACGACCTAATATTCAAGCGGTTTATTGCAAGCCAAATGAGGGAGGCTAGGCTCATCTACCAGAAATTTAGGATTTTGGTGGATGGAAACGAAGCCAGCATGGAAAACCCGGTAAGCGTAGTATCCGAAGGCTTCAATGTAGTGTTGCCCGTGAAAACCGCAAACCCCGTGGAGGAAGGCGAATACACAATAAAATTTGCAAGAATTTTGAGGCTTCCAGCGGCGAGACCCTTCACTCAGGGCGAAATAATAGCCCTAATGCGGGAGAAGGGCATAGGAAGACCAAGCACCTATGCGAAGATTGTTTCCACAATCCTTGAAAGAAATTACGCCGTTGAGCGGAAGAACAAGCTGATCAGCACGCCGCTGGGCTTCAAGGTCTACATGTACCTCTGCCAGAACTTTGGGAAATACACCTCCGAGGAGACAACACGTCGCCTTGAGTTGCTGATGGACCTCGTGGAGCAGGGCAAAGCCGACTACAACGAAATCCTAAAAGAGCTTTACCAAGAAATCCTTGAAATAAGGAAAGTCTAACCGGGCTTGGATGGAGAACAGGCGAAGTGCGGGAATTCATCCTCTACTCTCGGCTTGGACGGACAGATGCCAAGTGGACAAACTTGCATGATGCTGGACGCCTAGACATAGTTTACGAGTGCGCCGTTGCAAGCCTATTCCTTTCACATGCCATCCGCAAAGACGTGATCTTCCACGCCGTGCTTAATGGTCCACCATCACCGCCAGTGCATTTAAAGGTGGATGGGGCGACGCTTCACGATGTAAGAACAGACCAGCAAACATGGACAAACATTTTAAAGAAGGTTTTAGCGGGCAAAACCCACCCGGGAGTCTCCACAGAAAAACTTAGCTTTGAAGCCCTTCTAAGGGAGAAAGCTCAAAAAGCCCAAATCTACGTCCTAGAGGAAGGCGGCAAAGACATAAGCGAAGTCAACATAGGCGAAAACCCCATCTTCGTCCTCGGAGACCACGTGGGCTTACCGAGAAAAGTCGAGGCTTATGCACTACGCTATGGAGAAAAAATATCCCTTGGGAAAAAACCATACCTAGCGGCCACATGCATCTCCATCCTAAACTATATCCTTGACAGGATAGGCTTACGATAGGATATATGAAATAATTAAACCAACAAGATTTATGCAGAAGAAAACTGCAAAACCAGCTTTCTCGAGCATCTGCCTCCGGTTCCAAAGTTTGTTCCTAACCCTCCAAGATGAGACTTCCAAAAATCCCTAGCAAGGAAACTGGCAGCCAGCAAAGCCGAAGCCAGTTAAGCTGCGACGTTAAGTTGGCGATTGTTTGCCGCGTCAACTCAGGGTTTGCAACATCAACTGGTATCGTTGGAATGAAAAACCCAAAAACAACCGCTGAAATAAAGCCTAAAATAGTGTCAACCAAGAAAGTGTATCCTGTTATTGAAGCGGCAGACTTTAAATCCCATCCACCTCCCCTATCGCAAGCAAATTTTACAATCACGGATATTATCAACCAAACAGCAATGAACAATCCATAGGCAAAAACAACGCTATGGCTATAGCAAAAACTATAATGCCCCAGAAAGCGGAAGGCAGGCTTAACCCCACAAACTGAATCTTCGAGAAAACAAGGGCTATGAGCACTAATGCGGCAAACATCATAACGACTAATATCATAAAAACTTCACCATAAGAGGGAGCTAAAGCCACGTCTTCCATGCCCTCAATCGGCGTGAACAAGACTTTGAAAAGCCTTTGGAGAAAAGAGAACCCCCTTTCATAGGGCTTTGAAGGAACGGTATCAAATGGCGGTTTTTCAGAAATACTCAAGGTGTACCTCGCCATAGAACTTTTCGCTTTCCAACATATTTTTTACTTTCCAGAATAAATTTAAACTTAAGCAGGTTAAGCGCTAAATTTTTATTTTTGTGCCTTTTGGTTTAAACTTGTTGTTATACGCGTTTTAGGCTCTCCTAAATGGAGGCGAATTTGGATGGCAGCCATCCGGGAGCTGCCAACAGCCCCCGTGTCAAGGTTTGAACGTATTGGCGCCCACACCCACATTAAGGGTTTGGGCCTAGACGAAAACTTGAGGGCTGTTAAAATTAAGGACGGCATGGTTGGACAGGAAAAGGCCAGAGAAGCCGCAGGCCTAGTTGTGAAAATGATTAAGGAGGGTAAGCTCAGCGGAAAATGCATCATTTTGGCTGGACCGCCTGGCACTGGAAAAACAGCCATTGCAGTGGCTATTTCCAAGGAGCTGGGCGAAAATGTCCCGTTTATCCAGATGAGCGGCAGCGAAATCTACAGTACCGAACGGAAGAAAACAGAGGTTCTCATAGAGGCCATAAGAAAATGCATTGGCGTAGAGATTCACGAGATGCGGAAGGTCTACGAGGGCGAGGTCACCATGATCGATATTCGAACGGCGCCGCATCCCTATAATCCATACCAGAAGATCCCGGAAAGTGTACGATTAACCTTGAAGACAAAGGAGGAGGAGAAAACCATAGAGGCTGGCGCCTCCATAGCTCAGCAGATAATTGCCGAGGGCATATCTGAAGGCCACGTTATTCAGATTGACGCTGAAACTGGCAGGGTTGTTAATCTTGGCTTGTGCTTGGAAAGCCAGAAGGGCAAAACCTATGATGTGGACACTAGGCGGAAGATTCCCCGTCCAAGCGGCAAAGTCCTAAAGGAGAAGGAGTTTGTTTACATGCTGACGCTGGCAGATTTGGACGAGTTAAATGCTAGGCAACGTTCAGGAGGCCTCTTCTCTCTGCTTTTCGGCGGATCGGAGTCAAGGGAAATTGACACTGAAGTTCGGATGGCTGTTGACCAGCAGGTGAAGGAGTGGGTGGACAGCGGCAAAGCCTTCATCCATCCGGGCGTCCTGTTTATTGACGACGCTCACCTCTTAGATTTGGAGGCTTTCAGCTTCCTCAGCAGAGCCATGGAAAGTGAACTCGTCCCAATAATAATCCTTGCCACAAACCGTGGTGTGGCTCGCATCCGCGGAACAGACATAAAGAGCCCCCTGGGCTTCCCCCTTGACCTCTTGGACAGGGCTGTCATAATCGCCACCGAGCCCTATGACATGGACAGCATCAGAGAAATTCTGAGAATTCGAGCTGCAGAGGAGAAAATCAAAATTGACAATGACGCCTTGGAAAGGCTCGCAGAGGTTGGAGCGAAAAGCTCTATG
This genomic window contains:
- the rgy gene encoding reverse gyrase → MRGIYHGLCVNCEGVISDDRLLQLGVCEKCVEEAEAPRSWEQLLKVLREKGRLYFAEEIFLFHQRLREFSLFFKRAVGQRMWSLQETWARRILLNSNFSIVAPTGVGKTVLGTVSALYFAVNGRKSYIIVPTALLVQQVVERLGVFSERLGVNPKTLCYHAGMSDSERREALERAARGEFDILITTERFLISHFDVVGNKVFDFVFVDDVDSFLKSPKNIDKVMKLLGFSDEIIASAFRIIELQREASRLRRMGKSPEQVLNEVERLRSQIEEYKRQNKIGLLVVSGATVKARRTKRIKLFEELLNFQIGFKPDFLRNIKDYYLTVEASPEQQVLSLIQRFGGGCLIFVPSALGREYVARLSAFLNANGVRAYAYLKMDEEMLERFQNGEYEVLVGVASYRSPLARGIDLPERIRYVIFAGVPRTEIRLSWDEYNPVKLLTLLKNVREFLEANMQDRASQVINALRRVVPVNRQTVENIREALEKGFALEGFDEYVRRVVLEARNFLKEALTPKVVEAISRSREVSLKQRDGEFFLVVADPVAYVQASGRASRMFAGGITRGASFILVDDEKAFYALKKQLEFMLGEFSPIKFSLKAVERWFRGIDEDRRTIRDIREGKISKRLRDYIKTALLVVESPTKARTISRFFGKPFRRKIENITVFEVSAGEFVLNIVASMGHIYDLVLNEGFHGVKVEDGRFTPIYDFIKKCRKCGEQFTGLDFCPKCKSQEYYSKKELVKAMRKIALEVNCVFVATDPDIEGEKIAYDVYCSLHPMNKRIERLEFHEITKKAFLQAIKERREINLKMVEAQLVRRIEDRWIGFELSQKLWHRFQNYRLSAGRVQTPVLGWIIERINESRKKKRVLSAVLSNGLRVSIENPTLPFPSQNLEEQLKNLKARIVDLATEERTLHPPPPYTTDTLLRDASARLGFPATKTMMIAQDLFEMGLCTYHRTDATTVSTVGIGIAKEYIQERFPSLFVPRKYAVEGAHECIRPTRAIDVERLKNLISLGLLRFPKRLTHDHFQLYDLIFKRFIASQMREARLIYQKFRILVDGNEASMENPVSVVSEGFNVVLPVKTANPVEEGEYTIKFARILRLPAARPFTQGEIIALMREKGIGRPSTYAKIVSTILERNYAVERKNKLISTPLGFKVYMYLCQNFGKYTSEETTRRLELLMDLVEQGKADYNEILKELYQEILEIRKV
- a CDS encoding RuvB-like helicase gives rise to the protein MAAIRELPTAPVSRFERIGAHTHIKGLGLDENLRAVKIKDGMVGQEKAREAAGLVVKMIKEGKLSGKCIILAGPPGTGKTAIAVAISKELGENVPFIQMSGSEIYSTERKKTEVLIEAIRKCIGVEIHEMRKVYEGEVTMIDIRTAPHPYNPYQKIPESVRLTLKTKEEEKTIEAGASIAQQIIAEGISEGHVIQIDAETGRVVNLGLCLESQKGKTYDVDTRRKIPRPSGKVLKEKEFVYMLTLADLDELNARQRSGGLFSLLFGGSESREIDTEVRMAVDQQVKEWVDSGKAFIHPGVLFIDDAHLLDLEAFSFLSRAMESELVPIIILATNRGVARIRGTDIKSPLGFPLDLLDRAVIIATEPYDMDSIREILRIRAAEEKIKIDNDALERLAEVGAKSSMRYAVQLLSLAAQNAKALNKEEVTVEDVERVDSLFMDVGEAAEYLKKYEERLLIH
- the trmY gene encoding tRNA (pseudouridine(54)-N(1))-methyltransferase TrmY, with product MREFILYSRLGRTDAKWTNLHDAGRLDIVYECAVASLFLSHAIRKDVIFHAVLNGPPSPPVHLKVDGATLHDVRTDQQTWTNILKKVLAGKTHPGVSTEKLSFEALLREKAQKAQIYVLEEGGKDISEVNIGENPIFVLGDHVGLPRKVEAYALRYGEKISLGKKPYLAATCISILNYILDRIGLR